In Ipomoea triloba cultivar NCNSP0323 chromosome 7, ASM357664v1, a single genomic region encodes these proteins:
- the LOC116025059 gene encoding TMV resistance protein N-like isoform X1, producing the protein MASTSSSVTASPSPTQGWAYDVFLSFRGPDTRHTFIDFFYESLERKGIRTFKDDNRLEKGDCISPSLLKAIKESQFLIAVFSKGYASSKWCLEELATMMECHEKFKNQIVVPIFYHVEPSDVRNQKGSFEDSFKELVEKIGKDDEEKVRRWKVALKKAGELKGHHLMNDYNGFEATCAEKVAADIDARLNHASLAFEKNLVGLESRVNNIINWLRLASDDDDADARFIGICGMGGIGKTTTARVVFNRFSHQFYGACFLADVRQHNAIDELQKTLLTKILKEKSEVEISNVDEGKAMIVKRLKGKKVLIVLDDVDDQLKQLDELAGGRDWFGRGSRVIITTRDAGVLRSHGVDEKYIYHVDTLEKQEAIQLFSLHAFKNESKTGMEELCGSVVRYCEGLPLALKVLGSHLCGKNAVNRKTILKKLEDANSPHTPKDKILKVLKISFDGLDPENKNVFLDITCFFRKWREEYVKGVLDSDLCELIEKSLISVQNGRIEMHDRIQEMGRYIASQEKPWRLWQLKDAVNVLSGKMDHKDIEGISWSTCFSHVSGLGHRPVKISFREMINLKMFKVDGYGNDFHVTDNDLPNSLRWLQIKYYRFASLPESFASSELVGLSLQHSSLQNWKITQKLDKLTLLDLSWSTSLLETPDFDWMPNLRKLNLGCCMNLKVVHPSIGNLSKLVLLDLSRCSDLESLPSFNQVSSLNSLDLCGCIELKNFPEIKERMPYLVELELREVGIIELHSSIQQLQGLTKLYLDDCEHLVCLSNGFCELKNLVELTLRKVGIIELPSSIQQLQGLTKLYLDKCEHLVCLSNGFCELKNLVELKLRKVGIIELPSSIQQLQCLTKLYLDDCEHLVCLSNGFCELKNLKVLMINSCTNLKSLPENLQSLNSLEYLNLNKSYFDSYPESFNQLTRLQHLDIRNCENFRKLPKLPETICQLYADSCFSYRRDIDELVDFPELQSVAFSSSSKRSWYDFAEMCIHFPSRRKTHFSVTYPIYFRYSKDIDILRIFQYRCYYSNGIAIDLNPGWNCQSFVGFAVCFLAESEDDTLELHSYRDIVDVEHCTIIVKLSCKDNKNEALQRKCVIVKSTDDYEEDSLWFAYIPFSGLWPAKSNSVTPNDFSRFEVNFMDLEGIAHWGCSLLYERRKRPTSWDDSCKGSTTDIGPLGMLEYLNLSGKKFEHLPEDISLLCRLQYLDISGCRRLRRELPKLPPTIKELYATSYLASESNIVELATKYSKLYSVSFYRPIYPNLCPPSLVPGELAKKFIPITRPFLNRNTPFAVTYLLDSYTDYKISRCFKYPHHDPHHDPHKIFVSLDPSWYSHNFVGFVVCFVIPRKVRWESQPNIRPFMHCELITKLTHKDNGSERPLQTECVIGRLIDEEFNYPGDIVCFVYIPFSSLWPKSKAITNSISPNHYLVFEATIQVDSEISSDWSWYRKNRGWSCDLLYTYDKSLTEAIRQKRESGSTEGDLGIGSKTEGGEEEGEEEDGRSKHTEDSGGDDAIAQDNSNSGKEGEDEEMGDEEGSHQLEQRKKARLDKGKAPII; encoded by the exons ATGGCTTCTACCTCTTCTTCTGTTACTGCTTCGCCATCACCAACTCAGGGATGGGCGTATGATGTTTTCTTGAGTTTTAGAGGTCCAGATACTCGTCACACTTTTATAGATTTCTTTTATGAGTCGTTAGAACGTAAAGGGATTCGCACTTTCAAAGATGACAATCGACTGGAAAAAGGAGACTGCATCTCCCCGAGTCTATTAAAAGCTATTAAAGAATCACAGTTTTTGATTGCAGTCTTCTCCAAAGGCTATGCATCATCAAAATGGTGTTTGGAAGAACTTGCAACAATGATGGAATGCCATGAAAAGTTCAAAAACCAAATTGTGGTGCCAATTTTCTACCACGTGGAGCCTTCAGATGTCCGGAATCAAAAAGGAAGTTTTGAAGATTCGTTCAAAGaattggttgaaaaaattgGCAAGGATGATGAGGAGAAGGTAAGAAGATGGAAGGTAGCCTTAAAAAAGGCTGGCGAACTCAAAGGGCATCATTTGATGAATGACTATAACGG ATTCGAAGCAACGTGTGCAGAAAAAGTTGCTGCCGACATAGATGCTAGATTGAATCATGCATCGCTAGCCTTTGAGAAGAACTTAGTGGGGTTGGAATCTAGAGTTAACAACATTATTAACTGGTTGAGATTGGcatctgatgatgatgatgctgatGCTCGGTTCATTGGCATTTGTGGTATGGGAGGTATTGGTAAGACAACAACTGCAAGGGTTGTTTTTAACAGATTTTCACACCAATTTTATGGAGCTTGTTTTCTTGCCGATGTTAGACAACATAATGCCATTGATGAATTGCAAAAGACCCTTTTAACAAAAATCCTAAAGGAAAAATCAGAAGTAGAAATAAGCAATGTGGATGAGGGAAAGGCGATGATAGTGAAGAGGCTTAAAGGGAAAAAGGTTTTGATTGTTCTTGATGATGTAGATGACCAGCTGAAACAATTAGATGAATTAGCTGGTGGTCGAGATTGGTTTGGTAGGGGTAGTAGAGTAATTATAACCACAAGAGATGCAGGAGTATTGCGTTCCCATGGAGTTgatgaaaagtatatataccACGTAGATACATTGGAAAAGCAGGAAGCTATTCAACTGTTTAGTTTGCATGCCTTTAAAAATGAATCTAAGACTGGCATGGAAGAACTCTGTGGATCAGTTGTGCGCTATTGTGAAGGTCTTCCATTAGCTCTTAAAGTGTTAGGCTCTCATCTTTGTGGAAAAAACGCTGTCAACCGGAAAACCATCTTGAAGAAACTCGAGGATGCTAACTCCCCCCACACCCCCAAAGATAAAATTCTTAAGGTGCTCAAGATCAGTTTTGATGGATTAGATCCCGAGAACAaaaatgtgtttttagatattacaTGTTTTTTCAGAAAGTGGAGGGAAGAATATGTAAAAGGTGTGCTTGACAGTGATCTATGCGAGCTCATTGAAAAATCTCTTATATCAGTCCAAAATGGAAGAATTGAGATGCATGATAGAATCCAAGAAATGGGTCGGTATATTGCAAGCCAGGAGAAACCTTGGAGGTTATGGCAGCTTAAGGATGCTGTTAATGTGCTAAGCGGAAAAATG GATCATAAAGACATAGAAGGTATTAGCTGGTCTACATGCTTTAGTCATGTTAGTGGCTTGGGTCACCGTCCCGTTAAAATTAGTTTTAGAGAGATGATAAATTTGAAGATGTTCAAAGTTGATGGTTATGGTAATGATTTCCATGTCACGGATAATGATCTTCCTAACAGTTTGAGGTGGCTTCAAATTAAATACTATCGTTTCGCTTCATTACCAGAAAGCTTTGCGTCATCGGAGCTTGTTGGTCTTTCTTTGCAGCACAGTTCTTTGCAGAATTGGAAGATAACTCAG AAATTAGACAAATTGACCCTTTTGGATCTTAGCTGGTCCACGTCTTTGTTAGAAACCCCAGATTTTGATTGGATGCCAAATTTGAGGAAATTAAACCTCGGATGCTGCATGAATTTAAAAGTGGTCCACCCATCTATTGGAAATCTTAGCAAGCTTGTTTTATTGGATTTAAGTAGATGCAGTGATCTTGAGAGTCTTCCTAGCTTCAATCAAGTTTCATCTCTCAACTCTCTTGATCTTTGTGGATGCATAGAACTAAAGAATTTTCCAGAAATTAAGGAAAGAATGCCATATCTAGTGGAGTTGGAATTAAGAGAAGTTGGAATCATAGAACTCCATTCATCGATCCAACAATTGCAAGGCCTCACTAAGCTATATTTGGATGATTGTGAACATCTTGTATGTCTTTCTAACGGCTTCTGTGAGCTGAAAAATCTAGTGGAATTGACATTAAGAAAAGTTGGAATCATAGAACTCCCTTCATCGATCCAACAATTGCAAGGCCTCACTAAGCTATATTTGGATAAATGTGAACATCTTGTATGCCTTTCTAACGGCTTCTGTGAGCTGAAAAATCTAGTGGAATTGAAATTAAGAAAAGTTGGAATCATAGAACTCCCTTCGTCGATCCAACAATTGCAATGCCTCACTAAGCTATATTTGGATGATTGTGAACATCTTGTATGCCTTTCTAACGGCTTCTGTGAGCTGAAAAATCTCAAAGTTCTTATGATTAACAGTTGCACAAATCTAAAGTCTTTGCCAGAAAATCTCCAAAGCTTGAACTCGTTGGAATACTTGAATCTCAATAAAAGTTATTTTGATTCTTACCCTGAAAGTTTCAATCAACTCACTCGTCTTCAACACCTTGACATCAGAAATTGTGAAAACTTTAGAAAGCTCCCAAAACTCCCAGAAACTATCTGCCAACTATATGCAGATTCTTGTTTTTCCTATAGAAGAGACATAGATGAGTTAGTAGACTTCCCGGAATTACAATCAGTAGCATTCTCTTCCTCTTCGAAAAGGTCATGGTATGATTTTGCTGAGATGTGTATTCATTTTCCATCTCGTAGAAAGACTCATTTCAGTGTTACCTATCCAATCTACTTTCGTTATTCCAAAGATATCGATATCTTGAGAATATTCCAATATCGATGCTATTATTCAAATGGTATCGCCATTGATCTCAATCCCGGCTGGAATTGTCAAAGCTTTGTGGGATTTGCGGTATGTTTCCTTGCAGAATCAGAAGATGATACATTGGAATTACACTCCTACAGAGACATTGTTGATGTTGAGCATTGCACAATCATAGTCAAATTGTCATGCaaagataataaaaatgaagcTCTCCAAAGAAAATGTGTCATTGTCAAATCAACAGACGACTACGAAGAAGACAGCCTATGGTTTGCCTACATACCATTTAGTGGTTTGTGGCCTGCAAAATCTAATAGTGTAAccccaaatgatttttcaagaTTTGAGGTGAACTTTATGGATTTGGAAGGGATTGCACATTGGGGTTGTAGTTTGTTATATGAAAG GAGGAAAAGACCAACAAGTTGGGATGATAGTTGTAAAG GAAGTACGACTGATATTGGACCCTTGGGCATGTTGGAATACTTGAATCTCAGTGGAAAGAAATTTGAACATTTACCTGAAGACATCAGCCTACTCTGTCGTCTTCAATACCTTGACATCAGTGGTTGTAGAAGACTTAGAAGAGAGCTACCAAAACTCCCACCTACTATAAAGGAACTTTATGCAACTTCTTATTTGGCTTCAGAAAGCAACATAGTTGAGTTAGCAACCAAGTATTCAAAATTATATTCTGTCTCATTCTATCGACCTATTTATCCTAATCTTTGCCCACCCTCTTTAGTACCTGGGGAGTTGGCTAAGAAGTTTATTCCTATCACACGGCCTTTTCTAAATAGAAACACTCCTTTTGCTGTCACCTATCTTCTTGACTCTTACACTGATTATAAAATCAGTAGATGCTTCAAATATCCTCACCATGATCCACACCATGATCCTCACAAGATCTTCGTTTCTCTCGATCCCTCCTGGTATAGTCATAACTTTGTGGGGTTCGTTGTATGTTTTGTGATTCCAAGAAAAGTGAGATGGGAGTCACAACCAAACATTCGCCCTTTTATGCATTGTGAGCTCATAACCAAACTTACACACAAAGATAATGGTAGTGAGCGTCCACTCCAAACCGAATGTGTGATTGGCAGACTAATTGATGAGGAATTCAATTACCCTGGTGATATTGTATGCTTTGTGTACATACCATTTAGTAGTCTATGGCCTAAATCTAAGGCTATCACGAATAGTATTAGCCCCAATCATTATTTGGTATTCGAGGCAACAATTCAAGTTGATTCAGAAATTTCAAGTGACTGGAGCTGGTATCGAAAGAATAGAGGCTGGAGTTGCGACTTGTTATATACATATGATAAATCATTAACTGAAGCAATACGGCAGAAAAG GGAATCTGGGTCTACTGAGGGTGATTTAG GCATAGGATCTAAAACAGAGGGAGGTGAAGAGGAAGGGGAAGAGGAAGATGGCAGATCAAAACATACAGAAGATAGTGGTGGAGATGATGCAATTGCACAAGACAATAGTAATTCAG GGAAAGAAGGTGAAGATGAGGAAATGGGTGATGAAGAAGGTAGCCACCAATTGGAGCAAAGAAAGAAGGCCCGTCTCGATAAGGGCAAGGCTccgataatttaa
- the LOC116025059 gene encoding TMV resistance protein N-like isoform X5: MASTSSSVTASPSPTQGWAYDVFLSFRGPDTRHTFIDFFYESLERKGIRTFKDDNRLEKGDCISPSLLKAIKESQFLIAVFSKGYASSKWCLEELATMMECHEKFKNQIVVPIFYHVEPSDVRNQKGSFEDSFKELVEKIGKDDEEKVRRWKVALKKAGELKGHHLMNDYNGFEATCAEKVAADIDARLNHASLAFEKNLVGLESRVNNIINWLRLASDDDDADARFIGICGMGGIGKTTTARVVFNRFSHQFYGACFLADVRQHNAIDELQKTLLTKILKEKSEVEISNVDEGKAMIVKRLKGKKVLIVLDDVDDQLKQLDELAGGRDWFGRGSRVIITTRDAGVLRSHGVDEKYIYHVDTLEKQEAIQLFSLHAFKNESKTGMEELCGSVVRYCEGLPLALKVLGSHLCGKNAVNRKTILKKLEDANSPHTPKDKILKVLKISFDGLDPENKNVFLDITCFFRKWREEYVKGVLDSDLCELIEKSLISVQNGRIEMHDRIQEMGRYIASQEKPWRLWQLKDAVNVLSGKMDHKDIEESFASSELVGLSLQHSSLQNWKITQKLDKLTLLDLSWSTSLLETPDFDWMPNLRKLNLGCCMNLKVVHPSIGNLSKLVLLDLSRCSDLESLPSFNQVSSLNSLDLCGCIELKNFPEIKERMPYLVELELREVGIIELHSSIQQLQGLTKLYLDDCEHLVCLSNGFCELKNLVELTLRKVGIIELPSSIQQLQGLTKLYLDKCEHLVCLSNGFCELKNLVELKLRKVGIIELPSSIQQLQCLTKLYLDDCEHLVCLSNGFCELKNLKVLMINSCTNLKSLPENLQSLNSLEYLNLNKSYFDSYPESFNQLTRLQHLDIRNCENFRKLPKLPETICQLYADSCFSYRRDIDELVDFPELQSVAFSSSSKRSWYDFAEMCIHFPSRRKTHFSVTYPIYFRYSKDIDILRIFQYRCYYSNGIAIDLNPGWNCQSFVGFAVCFLAESEDDTLELHSYRDIVDVEHCTIIVKLSCKDNKNEALQRKCVIVKSTDDYEEDSLWFAYIPFSGLWPAKSNSVTPNDFSRFEVNFMDLEGIAHWGCSLLYERRKRPTSWDDSCKGSTTDIGPLGMLEYLNLSGKKFEHLPEDISLLCRLQYLDISGCRRLRRELPKLPPTIKELYATSYLASESNIVELATKYSKLYSVSFYRPIYPNLCPPSLVPGELAKKFIPITRPFLNRNTPFAVTYLLDSYTDYKISRCFKYPHHDPHHDPHKIFVSLDPSWYSHNFVGFVVCFVIPRKVRWESQPNIRPFMHCELITKLTHKDNGSERPLQTECVIGRLIDEEFNYPGDIVCFVYIPFSSLWPKSKAITNSISPNHYLVFEATIQVDSEISSDWSWYRKNRGWSCDLLYTYDKSLTEAIRQKRESGSTEGDLGIGSKTEGGEEEGEEEDGRSKHTEDSGGDDAIAQDNSNSGKEGEDEEMGDEEGSHQLEQRKKARLDKGKAPII, from the exons ATGGCTTCTACCTCTTCTTCTGTTACTGCTTCGCCATCACCAACTCAGGGATGGGCGTATGATGTTTTCTTGAGTTTTAGAGGTCCAGATACTCGTCACACTTTTATAGATTTCTTTTATGAGTCGTTAGAACGTAAAGGGATTCGCACTTTCAAAGATGACAATCGACTGGAAAAAGGAGACTGCATCTCCCCGAGTCTATTAAAAGCTATTAAAGAATCACAGTTTTTGATTGCAGTCTTCTCCAAAGGCTATGCATCATCAAAATGGTGTTTGGAAGAACTTGCAACAATGATGGAATGCCATGAAAAGTTCAAAAACCAAATTGTGGTGCCAATTTTCTACCACGTGGAGCCTTCAGATGTCCGGAATCAAAAAGGAAGTTTTGAAGATTCGTTCAAAGaattggttgaaaaaattgGCAAGGATGATGAGGAGAAGGTAAGAAGATGGAAGGTAGCCTTAAAAAAGGCTGGCGAACTCAAAGGGCATCATTTGATGAATGACTATAACGG ATTCGAAGCAACGTGTGCAGAAAAAGTTGCTGCCGACATAGATGCTAGATTGAATCATGCATCGCTAGCCTTTGAGAAGAACTTAGTGGGGTTGGAATCTAGAGTTAACAACATTATTAACTGGTTGAGATTGGcatctgatgatgatgatgctgatGCTCGGTTCATTGGCATTTGTGGTATGGGAGGTATTGGTAAGACAACAACTGCAAGGGTTGTTTTTAACAGATTTTCACACCAATTTTATGGAGCTTGTTTTCTTGCCGATGTTAGACAACATAATGCCATTGATGAATTGCAAAAGACCCTTTTAACAAAAATCCTAAAGGAAAAATCAGAAGTAGAAATAAGCAATGTGGATGAGGGAAAGGCGATGATAGTGAAGAGGCTTAAAGGGAAAAAGGTTTTGATTGTTCTTGATGATGTAGATGACCAGCTGAAACAATTAGATGAATTAGCTGGTGGTCGAGATTGGTTTGGTAGGGGTAGTAGAGTAATTATAACCACAAGAGATGCAGGAGTATTGCGTTCCCATGGAGTTgatgaaaagtatatataccACGTAGATACATTGGAAAAGCAGGAAGCTATTCAACTGTTTAGTTTGCATGCCTTTAAAAATGAATCTAAGACTGGCATGGAAGAACTCTGTGGATCAGTTGTGCGCTATTGTGAAGGTCTTCCATTAGCTCTTAAAGTGTTAGGCTCTCATCTTTGTGGAAAAAACGCTGTCAACCGGAAAACCATCTTGAAGAAACTCGAGGATGCTAACTCCCCCCACACCCCCAAAGATAAAATTCTTAAGGTGCTCAAGATCAGTTTTGATGGATTAGATCCCGAGAACAaaaatgtgtttttagatattacaTGTTTTTTCAGAAAGTGGAGGGAAGAATATGTAAAAGGTGTGCTTGACAGTGATCTATGCGAGCTCATTGAAAAATCTCTTATATCAGTCCAAAATGGAAGAATTGAGATGCATGATAGAATCCAAGAAATGGGTCGGTATATTGCAAGCCAGGAGAAACCTTGGAGGTTATGGCAGCTTAAGGATGCTGTTAATGTGCTAAGCGGAAAAATG GATCATAAAGACATAGAAG AAAGCTTTGCGTCATCGGAGCTTGTTGGTCTTTCTTTGCAGCACAGTTCTTTGCAGAATTGGAAGATAACTCAG AAATTAGACAAATTGACCCTTTTGGATCTTAGCTGGTCCACGTCTTTGTTAGAAACCCCAGATTTTGATTGGATGCCAAATTTGAGGAAATTAAACCTCGGATGCTGCATGAATTTAAAAGTGGTCCACCCATCTATTGGAAATCTTAGCAAGCTTGTTTTATTGGATTTAAGTAGATGCAGTGATCTTGAGAGTCTTCCTAGCTTCAATCAAGTTTCATCTCTCAACTCTCTTGATCTTTGTGGATGCATAGAACTAAAGAATTTTCCAGAAATTAAGGAAAGAATGCCATATCTAGTGGAGTTGGAATTAAGAGAAGTTGGAATCATAGAACTCCATTCATCGATCCAACAATTGCAAGGCCTCACTAAGCTATATTTGGATGATTGTGAACATCTTGTATGTCTTTCTAACGGCTTCTGTGAGCTGAAAAATCTAGTGGAATTGACATTAAGAAAAGTTGGAATCATAGAACTCCCTTCATCGATCCAACAATTGCAAGGCCTCACTAAGCTATATTTGGATAAATGTGAACATCTTGTATGCCTTTCTAACGGCTTCTGTGAGCTGAAAAATCTAGTGGAATTGAAATTAAGAAAAGTTGGAATCATAGAACTCCCTTCGTCGATCCAACAATTGCAATGCCTCACTAAGCTATATTTGGATGATTGTGAACATCTTGTATGCCTTTCTAACGGCTTCTGTGAGCTGAAAAATCTCAAAGTTCTTATGATTAACAGTTGCACAAATCTAAAGTCTTTGCCAGAAAATCTCCAAAGCTTGAACTCGTTGGAATACTTGAATCTCAATAAAAGTTATTTTGATTCTTACCCTGAAAGTTTCAATCAACTCACTCGTCTTCAACACCTTGACATCAGAAATTGTGAAAACTTTAGAAAGCTCCCAAAACTCCCAGAAACTATCTGCCAACTATATGCAGATTCTTGTTTTTCCTATAGAAGAGACATAGATGAGTTAGTAGACTTCCCGGAATTACAATCAGTAGCATTCTCTTCCTCTTCGAAAAGGTCATGGTATGATTTTGCTGAGATGTGTATTCATTTTCCATCTCGTAGAAAGACTCATTTCAGTGTTACCTATCCAATCTACTTTCGTTATTCCAAAGATATCGATATCTTGAGAATATTCCAATATCGATGCTATTATTCAAATGGTATCGCCATTGATCTCAATCCCGGCTGGAATTGTCAAAGCTTTGTGGGATTTGCGGTATGTTTCCTTGCAGAATCAGAAGATGATACATTGGAATTACACTCCTACAGAGACATTGTTGATGTTGAGCATTGCACAATCATAGTCAAATTGTCATGCaaagataataaaaatgaagcTCTCCAAAGAAAATGTGTCATTGTCAAATCAACAGACGACTACGAAGAAGACAGCCTATGGTTTGCCTACATACCATTTAGTGGTTTGTGGCCTGCAAAATCTAATAGTGTAAccccaaatgatttttcaagaTTTGAGGTGAACTTTATGGATTTGGAAGGGATTGCACATTGGGGTTGTAGTTTGTTATATGAAAG GAGGAAAAGACCAACAAGTTGGGATGATAGTTGTAAAG GAAGTACGACTGATATTGGACCCTTGGGCATGTTGGAATACTTGAATCTCAGTGGAAAGAAATTTGAACATTTACCTGAAGACATCAGCCTACTCTGTCGTCTTCAATACCTTGACATCAGTGGTTGTAGAAGACTTAGAAGAGAGCTACCAAAACTCCCACCTACTATAAAGGAACTTTATGCAACTTCTTATTTGGCTTCAGAAAGCAACATAGTTGAGTTAGCAACCAAGTATTCAAAATTATATTCTGTCTCATTCTATCGACCTATTTATCCTAATCTTTGCCCACCCTCTTTAGTACCTGGGGAGTTGGCTAAGAAGTTTATTCCTATCACACGGCCTTTTCTAAATAGAAACACTCCTTTTGCTGTCACCTATCTTCTTGACTCTTACACTGATTATAAAATCAGTAGATGCTTCAAATATCCTCACCATGATCCACACCATGATCCTCACAAGATCTTCGTTTCTCTCGATCCCTCCTGGTATAGTCATAACTTTGTGGGGTTCGTTGTATGTTTTGTGATTCCAAGAAAAGTGAGATGGGAGTCACAACCAAACATTCGCCCTTTTATGCATTGTGAGCTCATAACCAAACTTACACACAAAGATAATGGTAGTGAGCGTCCACTCCAAACCGAATGTGTGATTGGCAGACTAATTGATGAGGAATTCAATTACCCTGGTGATATTGTATGCTTTGTGTACATACCATTTAGTAGTCTATGGCCTAAATCTAAGGCTATCACGAATAGTATTAGCCCCAATCATTATTTGGTATTCGAGGCAACAATTCAAGTTGATTCAGAAATTTCAAGTGACTGGAGCTGGTATCGAAAGAATAGAGGCTGGAGTTGCGACTTGTTATATACATATGATAAATCATTAACTGAAGCAATACGGCAGAAAAG GGAATCTGGGTCTACTGAGGGTGATTTAG GCATAGGATCTAAAACAGAGGGAGGTGAAGAGGAAGGGGAAGAGGAAGATGGCAGATCAAAACATACAGAAGATAGTGGTGGAGATGATGCAATTGCACAAGACAATAGTAATTCAG GGAAAGAAGGTGAAGATGAGGAAATGGGTGATGAAGAAGGTAGCCACCAATTGGAGCAAAGAAAGAAGGCCCGTCTCGATAAGGGCAAGGCTccgataatttaa